The Chanos chanos chromosome 6, fChaCha1.1, whole genome shotgun sequence genome includes a region encoding these proteins:
- the phf20a gene encoding PHD finger protein 20 — MSKTPPNRRGITFEVGAQLEARDSLKNWYAANIEKIDYDDEKVLIHYRQWSHRYDEWFDWASPYLRPVERIQLRREGLQEDSHIPGFHVNDKVLASWSDCRFYPAKVLAVHKDASYTVKFYDGVIQTVKGIHVKPFIRERQRQKSQSSDKTTERHSARGIQRVRDRRAQENGGCKSKRVSRNTSDEEFCTDTEEEDDEEDADSDEWDVEHANEESHAKMDVHSEGAEDDGKKKTIEGRKAQKRKHEEQSVCIKTESERADEGEINKETAEKHSCDRSFCTENRELAVEDGFKRAEVMQHSASMNEDEREKLSEVKKETEATHLEGHVQSKEEEGEEEEEVDSQGLPQTKRAREDKHSPDESKPSTELANHTVTEVVPESVPTPSEQAAGDHKTEDKSDDSKAVGETNPAPPVKSVRKQGFHNPNRFSREPLYRVIKNQPPPVLSINLDHNPFKCSAPGCPKSFRKAKLLHYHMKYYHGDDRPIDEDLSPTRRVQTRTTDKQATVSNRESPKRRRTISASMYSTLHSPIQTPTSPRVDGKASIQLTEKRRTSAPPIVNVQNFQQRPSLKERSKENQLDRNGRRTIDREKEKSAADMGERDRLKDKRTKDFLHIKLKKMKKKKKSKSEYTGSEENIGISILASQPKLNLHLKLPLSHKHTPEAYHCRPGHRQSEQRCVDDEDSLSDWSSDSCGWSEDESGTDLDTTQPLGYSARRGQEIIRCVCEVEEENDFMIQCEECLCWQHGTCMGLLEDSIPDRYTCYICRDPPGQRQSLRYWYDRDWLSSGHMYGLSFLEENYSHQNAKKITATHQLLGDVHRVVEVLNGLQLKMNVLQTQTHPDLKLWCQPWKRLEKPVKKSSSGTELVRSPASIDEGHNRQDSPVGLNHSTEDRLSRAPSSSSSFHESYISSEHCYQKPRAYYPALEQRLVVETRRSSELEDNLRSTEDLLEYEQRCGGQLHPDSAKIPSSHHGRGSRSEWATLGKLGEVVSAGGNKEARDTAQQQQQWQINLLDHIEAVQEEVTHRMDFIEKELDVLESWLDYTGELEPPEPLARLPQLKLRIKQLLTELGKVQQIALSCST, encoded by the exons ATGAGTAAAACACCCCCTAATAGAAGAGGGATCACCTTTGAGGTGGGAGCACAGCTTGAAGCTCGAGACAGTCTGAAAAACTG GTATGCTGCTAATATTGAGAAGATAGACTATGACGATGAAAAAGTTTTAATTCACTACCGCCAGTGGAGCCATCGCTATGATGAATGGTTTGACTGGGCCAGCCCATACCTTAGACCTGTGGAGAGGATTCAGCTTAGGAGAGAAGGACTACAGGAGGACAGTCATATCCCA GGGTTTCATGTGAATGACAAGGTTCTTGCCAGCTGGTCTGACTGTCGTTTCTATCCTGCAAAAGTCTTGGCTGTCCATAAAGATG CCTCGTATACTGTGAAGTTTTATGACGGAGTCATACAGACTGTAAAAGGAATCCATGTCAAACCCTTTATCAGAGAG agacaaagacagaaatctCAATCATCAGACAAAACTACAGAGAGGCATTCGGCCAGAGGAATccagagggtgagagacaggagAGCGCAGGAGAACGGTGGCTGCAAAAGCAAACGAGTCTCACGCAACACTTCAGACGAAGAGTTCTGTACCGATACCGAGGAAGAGGATGACGAAGAGGACGCTGACTCTGACGAGTGGGATGTAGAACATGCGAATGAGGAAAGCCACGCTAAGATGGACGTCCATTCGGAGGGAGCAGAAGatgatggaaaaaagaaaacaatagaaGGAAGAAAAGCACAGAAGAGAAAGCATGAGGAGCAGAGTGTTTGCATCAAAACGGAAAGTGAAAGGGCGGACGAAGGAGAAATAAACAAGGAAACAGCAGAAAAGCACAGCTGCGATAGATCTTTTTGCACAGAGAATCGTGAGTTAGCGGTAGAGGATGGGTTTAAACGGGCTGAAGTCATGCAACACAGCGCGAGTATGAATGAGGATGAGCGGGAAAAGCTCAGTGAGGTGAAAAAAGAGACCGAGGCCACTCATTTGGAAGGACATGTGCaatcaaaagaagaagaaggagaagaggaggaggaggtggacagTCAGGGGCTTCCTCAGACCAAGAGGGCGCGAGAAG ATAAACATTCACCTGATGAGTCCAAGCCTTCCACCGAACTGGCcaaccacacagtcactgagGTTGTTCCAGAGTCTGTGCCCACACCCTCAGAACAGGCTGCTGGTGATCACAAGACTGAAGACAAATCAGATGATTCTAAAGCTGTTGGAGAGACAAACCCAGCTCCCCCAGTAAAGT CTGTGAGAAAACAGGGTTTCCACAACCCTAATCGCTTCAGCAGGGAGCCAT TGTACAGAGTCATCAAAAACCAGCCACCCCCTGTTCTCTCCATCAACTTGGACCATAACCCATTCAAGTGCAGCGCTCCTGGGTGTCCTAAGTCTTTTCGCAAAGCAAAACTCCTGCACTACCACATGAAATATTACCATGGAGACGACCGACCAATAGATGAGGATCTCAGCCCCACCAGAAGAGTTCAAACTCGGACGACAGACAAACAGGCTACCGTCAGCAACAGAGAGAGTCCCAAGAGGAGACGCACTATATCAGCCTCAATGT ACTCCACCTTACACAGTCCCATCCAAACTCCCACCTCTCCCAGGGTGGACGGAAAGGCCAGTATTCAGCTGACCGAAAAGAGGCGCACGTCGGCACCACCTATAGTTAACGTGCAGAATTTCCAGCAGCGGCCCTCGTTGAAGGAGAGGAGCAAGGAGAACCAGCTGGACAGAAACGGCCGAAGAACAATagaccgagagaaagagaagagcgCTGCTGATATGGGT GAGCGAGACAGGCTGAAAGACAAGAGAACAAAGGACTTTCTCCACattaaactgaagaaaatgaaaaagaagaagaagtccAAGTCAG AGTACACAGGTAGTGAGGAGAATATTGGCATCTCAATATTGGCGTCTCAGCCCAAATTGAATTTGCACCTCAAATTgcccctttcacacaaacacacgcctgAGGCGTACCACTGCAGACCCggacacagacagtcagagcagagaTGTGTTGATG ACGAGGATAGTTTATCTGATTGGTCCAGTGACAGTTGTGGGTGGAGCGAGGACGAATCAGGAACTGACCTAGACACAACTCAGCCCCTGGGCTACAGCGCTCGACGAGGACAGGAGATTATACGCTGTGTATGTGAAGTAGAGGAGGAGAACGACTTCATGATACAG TGCGAGGAGTGTCTGTGCTGGCAGCATGGTACTTGTATGGGCCTCCTGGAGGACAGCATCCCAGACAGATACACCTGCTACATCTGCAGAGATCCACCAG gtcAGAGGCAGAGCCTGCGGTACTGGTACGATCGAGACTGGTTGAGTAGCGGGCATATGTATGGTCTGTCTTTCCTGGAGGAGAATTACTCCCATCAGAATGCCAAGAAGATCACAGCCACTCACCAGCTACTGGGCGATGTCCACCGTGTGGTGGAGGTGCTCAATGGCCTACAGCTCAAGATGAACGTCCTTCA gacCCAGACCCACCCGGACCTGAAGTTATGGTGCCAGCCGTGGAAAAGGCTGGAGAAGCCTGTGAAAAAATCTAGTTCTGGAACAGAACTGGTACGCTCTCCAGCATCCATAGATGAGGGCCACAACAGGCAGGATAGCCCCGTAGGCCTCAACCACAGTACGGAAGACCGACTCAGCCGAGCCCcttcatcctcttcatcattcCATGAGTCGTACATCAGCAGTGAGCATTGTTACCAGAAGCCCCGGGCTTACTACCCTGCTCTGGAGCAGCGGCTAGTGGTGGAGACAAGGCGTAGCTCGGAGTTGGAGGACAACCTACGGAGCACCGAGGACCTGCTGGAGTACGAGCAACGTTGTGGGGGACAGCTCCATCCCGATTCAGCCAAGATTCCCTCCTCTCACCA CGGTCGTGGAAGCAGGTCAGAATGGGCGACACTGGGTAAACTGGGGGAGGTGGTGTCTGCGGGTGGCAATAAGGAGGCCAGGGACACagctcagcagcagcagcagtggcaaATCAACCTGCTGGACCACATTGAAGCTGTTCAGGAGGAGGTCACACACAGGATGGATTTCATCGAGAAAGAGCTGGATG tGCTTGAGAGCTGGCTGGACTACACAGGTGAGCTGGAACCTCCAGAGCCCTTAGCCCGCCTGCCTCAGCTCAAACTGCGCATCAAACAGCTGCTGACAGAACTGGGCAAGGTGCAACAGATTGCCCTCTCATGTTCCACATGA